Proteins from a single region of Catenulispora acidiphila DSM 44928:
- a CDS encoding ferritin-like domain-containing protein: MAEELIDTRLLEQLTEESQDLNSDAVRITREALAEYAQAGPEPELRRRRWRRGGALAGAAAGGAVLLGAARAAAASPSDDIMALQTAASIENLAVSVYTTAAGLPFIKNGNATVAAFIAKTTSQHTAHAQAFNAAATQAGGKAQTAANPKYAAVVQQMLPSIKAPADVVKLAITLEDVAAQTYTANVAQVSTPELRKLFGSVAPVEAQHRATLLAVQALLAGGAPELIAIPTDVAKLPAAAGSVGFPDAFYPTKNASPISEGAVK; this comes from the coding sequence ATGGCTGAAGAGCTCATCGATACCCGGTTGTTGGAGCAGTTGACCGAGGAATCGCAGGACTTGAACAGCGACGCGGTTCGGATCACGCGGGAGGCGCTGGCCGAGTACGCGCAGGCCGGGCCCGAGCCCGAGCTGCGGCGCCGCAGGTGGCGTCGGGGCGGTGCGCTCGCCGGGGCGGCGGCCGGCGGCGCGGTGCTGCTGGGCGCGGCACGCGCGGCGGCGGCCAGTCCCAGTGACGACATCATGGCGCTGCAGACGGCCGCGTCGATCGAGAATCTGGCGGTGAGCGTCTACACCACCGCGGCCGGACTGCCGTTCATCAAGAACGGCAACGCCACGGTGGCGGCATTCATCGCCAAGACGACGAGCCAGCACACGGCACACGCGCAGGCCTTCAACGCGGCGGCCACCCAGGCCGGCGGCAAGGCTCAGACCGCTGCCAATCCGAAATACGCCGCTGTGGTGCAGCAGATGCTGCCCTCGATCAAGGCGCCCGCCGATGTCGTCAAGCTGGCGATCACGCTGGAGGATGTCGCGGCCCAGACCTACACCGCCAACGTCGCGCAGGTCAGCACTCCGGAGCTGCGCAAGCTGTTCGGCTCGGTGGCGCCGGTCGAGGCTCAGCACCGGGCCACGCTGCTGGCCGTACAGGCGCTGCTCGCCGGCGGCGCACCGGAGCTGATCGCCATCCCGACCGACGTGGCGAAGCTGCCGGCCGCTGCGGGCAGCGTCGGATTCCCCGACGCCTTCTACCCGACCAAGAACGCCTCGCCGATCAGCGAAGGGGCCGTGAAGTGA
- a CDS encoding ferritin-like domain-containing protein: MSTVNGGWELPISEGELSRMTRDLDQAHREYLPSMHAAAADLSEQLRDSDVLAEARQEQLRVASRRRFLIGAGGGAAALALAACSSSKSTKAAPAPGSSTAPTPSTPMSSSSSASVYTGDLKVVALATALENQAVAAYTAALAAAKAGKLGTVPPAVGTFATTAMSQHTDHAKAWNAVLTGAKVPAITDVPLSNQAATLAALGAVTDVGGVAKLALQLEQQAAETYLFAAANVTSPGGIATAASIAPVEAMHAAILNFVIGQYPAPDDFLGTDKAASPTLLTV, from the coding sequence GTGAGCACCGTCAACGGTGGCTGGGAGCTGCCGATCAGCGAGGGCGAGCTGTCCCGCATGACCCGGGACCTGGACCAGGCGCACCGCGAGTATCTGCCGTCGATGCACGCCGCGGCCGCCGACCTGTCCGAGCAGCTGCGCGACTCCGACGTCCTGGCCGAGGCACGACAAGAACAGCTGCGCGTGGCCTCGCGGCGGCGGTTCCTCATCGGAGCCGGCGGAGGCGCCGCCGCCCTGGCGCTGGCGGCCTGCTCCAGTAGCAAGTCGACCAAGGCGGCCCCCGCCCCTGGCAGCAGTACCGCCCCGACGCCCTCGACGCCGATGTCGTCCTCCTCCAGCGCCAGCGTCTACACCGGAGACCTGAAGGTGGTCGCGCTGGCCACCGCGCTGGAGAACCAGGCCGTGGCCGCCTACACCGCGGCGCTGGCGGCGGCGAAGGCCGGCAAGCTCGGCACGGTACCGCCGGCGGTCGGCACGTTCGCGACCACCGCGATGAGCCAGCACACTGACCACGCCAAGGCCTGGAACGCGGTCCTGACCGGCGCCAAGGTGCCCGCGATCACCGACGTGCCGCTGTCCAACCAAGCGGCGACCCTCGCGGCTCTGGGCGCGGTCACCGACGTCGGCGGCGTGGCCAAACTGGCCCTGCAGCTGGAGCAGCAGGCCGCTGAGACCTACCTGTTCGCGGCTGCGAACGTCACCAGCCCCGGTGGCATCGCCACCGCCGCAAGCATCGCGCCGGTAGAGGCCATGCACGCCGCCATCCTGAACTTCGTCATCGGGCAGTACCCCGCCCCCGACGACTTCCTCGGCACCGACAAGGCCGCCAGCCCCACCCTGCTGACGGTCTGA
- a CDS encoding cupredoxin domain-containing protein, producing MFRLSGKAAAAMCLAVATACAVTACSDNGSHPVAAPNSVPAVSNSSPSSGETGVSNGAAQVVITNFAFSPTTLTVTPGETVTVLNKDSTAHTLTATGKAFDTGDITPGKSGSFIAPTIPGTYSYICMIHQFMHGTLTVK from the coding sequence GTGTTCCGCCTCTCCGGCAAAGCCGCCGCCGCGATGTGCCTGGCCGTGGCGACCGCGTGCGCTGTGACCGCCTGCTCCGACAACGGCTCCCACCCGGTCGCCGCGCCGAACAGCGTCCCCGCCGTATCGAATTCCAGTCCCAGTTCTGGTGAAACCGGCGTTTCGAACGGCGCCGCACAGGTCGTCATCACCAACTTCGCTTTCAGCCCGACGACCCTGACCGTGACGCCCGGCGAGACGGTCACCGTGCTCAATAAGGACTCCACCGCTCACACCCTGACCGCCACCGGCAAGGCGTTCGACACCGGCGACATCACGCCGGGCAAGAGCGGGAGCTTCATCGCACCGACGATCCCTGGTACGTACTCTTACATCTGCATGATCCACCAGTTCATGCATGGCACGCTCACCGTCAAGTAG
- a CDS encoding sigma-70 family RNA polymerase sigma factor codes for MAAALNGCCGNPIPNRFRTFPVGGTQESPDPGSGLGSGERFEGQVRELARPMGEQAYRILGDRSLAEEVVQEALLQMWLHRDGFDSARGSLGGWALAIVRHVAVDRVRSEQAAARREALFAVRHAATPYDEVVDAVERVQDYARIRTLLDDLTAVQREAIRLVYFDNLSAAQAAERLGIPVPTLRTRLRDARQALELILGS; via the coding sequence ATGGCTGCCGCCCTGAACGGCTGCTGCGGCAATCCGATTCCGAACCGGTTCCGAACCTTCCCCGTGGGCGGAACACAGGAGAGTCCTGATCCGGGCAGCGGTCTCGGGTCCGGCGAGCGCTTCGAGGGCCAGGTGCGGGAGTTGGCTCGTCCGATGGGCGAGCAGGCATATCGCATTCTCGGCGACCGGTCGCTGGCCGAGGAGGTCGTGCAGGAGGCGTTGCTGCAGATGTGGCTGCATCGCGACGGCTTCGACTCGGCCCGCGGCTCGCTCGGGGGATGGGCGCTGGCCATCGTCCGCCATGTGGCGGTCGACCGCGTACGCAGTGAGCAGGCCGCGGCACGGCGCGAGGCGTTGTTCGCCGTCCGCCACGCGGCCACCCCGTACGACGAAGTCGTGGACGCGGTCGAGCGCGTCCAGGACTACGCGCGGATCCGCACGCTGTTGGACGACCTCACCGCGGTGCAACGTGAGGCGATCCGCCTGGTCTATTTCGACAACCTGAGTGCCGCTCAAGCCGCCGAGCGCCTCGGAATCCCCGTGCCGACGCTGCGAACCCGTCTCCGTGACGCACGCCAGGCGCTGGAGTTGATACTCGGCTCCTGA
- a CDS encoding DUF4331 domain-containing protein, which translates to MARRSRFRTLIPGLAAAACVAVLAAGLGAGAPTASASSHREAPLIAGDPQVDNTDVYAFSSPDRPDTVTFLANFTPFEEPVGGPNFYPWATDAQYDIHVDSHGTGKPDLTFRYTFTNEDHRGTDTFLYDNGVVRSLDDPHLLFRQHYKLEEIKADGSSKVLVADGIAAPSDTGAVSMPDYGALRRQAVTGFAGGQTLVGQAADPFFLDLRIFDLLYGKNFSEAGHNTLAGYNVNTIALQVPKSELALDGNPARNPVIGLWSTAQRRTMKLTPGAQTPTGGWVQVSRLGNPLVNEVVVPAALKDAFNGLTPDKDHTIAPVVQRVLDPEVPKLVQAIYGIPAPVAPRTDLVEIFLQGIAKATGGPIQADLNSQLLNADANAAAFTPAEELRLNMTVPVSARPNRLGVIGGDLQGFPNGRRLNDDVVDIALQAMEGAARTGQIVQPLANGDGVNRPDRRVSDRFPYVALPYDQAVNTDRDRHGNYRHAGGMGGLLSGLFGR; encoded by the coding sequence ATGGCTCGCAGAAGCCGATTCAGAACACTCATTCCTGGCCTAGCCGCCGCCGCCTGCGTCGCGGTGCTCGCCGCGGGTCTGGGCGCCGGGGCGCCGACCGCCTCGGCGTCCAGCCACCGGGAGGCGCCGCTCATCGCTGGCGACCCTCAGGTGGACAACACAGACGTTTACGCGTTCTCCAGCCCCGACCGGCCGGACACGGTGACCTTCCTGGCGAACTTCACGCCGTTCGAGGAGCCGGTCGGTGGTCCGAACTTCTACCCGTGGGCCACGGACGCGCAGTACGACATCCACGTCGACTCGCACGGCACGGGAAAGCCGGACCTGACGTTCCGGTACACCTTCACCAACGAGGACCACCGCGGGACCGACACGTTCCTGTACGACAACGGTGTGGTGCGCTCGCTCGACGACCCGCACTTGCTGTTCCGCCAGCACTACAAGCTGGAGGAGATCAAGGCCGACGGCAGCAGCAAGGTCCTGGTGGCCGACGGTATCGCCGCGCCCTCCGACACCGGCGCGGTCTCCATGCCCGACTACGGCGCCCTGCGCCGCCAGGCGGTCACCGGTTTCGCCGGCGGGCAGACGCTGGTCGGGCAGGCCGCCGACCCGTTCTTCCTGGACCTGCGGATCTTCGATCTGCTGTACGGCAAGAACTTCTCCGAGGCCGGGCACAACACCCTGGCCGGCTACAACGTGAACACCATCGCGCTCCAGGTGCCCAAGAGCGAGCTGGCGCTGGACGGCAATCCGGCCCGCAACCCGGTGATCGGCCTGTGGTCGACCGCGCAGCGGCGCACCATGAAGCTCACCCCCGGCGCGCAGACTCCGACCGGTGGCTGGGTGCAGGTGTCACGGCTCGGCAACCCGCTGGTCAACGAGGTCGTGGTCCCGGCCGCGCTGAAGGACGCGTTCAACGGCCTGACCCCGGACAAGGACCACACCATCGCCCCGGTGGTGCAGCGGGTGCTGGATCCCGAAGTGCCCAAGCTGGTCCAGGCCATCTACGGCATCCCCGCCCCGGTGGCGCCGCGCACCGACCTGGTGGAGATCTTCCTGCAGGGCATCGCCAAGGCCACCGGCGGTCCGATCCAGGCTGACCTGAACTCCCAGCTGCTCAACGCCGACGCGAACGCCGCCGCGTTCACGCCCGCCGAGGAGCTGCGGCTGAACATGACCGTCCCGGTCTCGGCGCGCCCCAACCGGCTCGGCGTGATCGGCGGAGACCTGCAGGGCTTCCCGAACGGCCGCCGCCTGAACGACGACGTGGTCGACATCGCCCTGCAGGCGATGGAGGGCGCGGCCCGCACCGGGCAGATCGTGCAGCCGCTGGCCAACGGTGACGGCGTCAACCGGCCCGACCGGCGGGTCTCCGACCGCTTCCCCTACGTCGCGCTGCCGTACGACCAGGCGGTGAACACCGACCGCGACCGGCACGGCAACTACCGCCACGCCGGCGGTATGGGCGGTCTGCTGTCCGGTCTGTTCGGCCGCTGA
- a CDS encoding tetratricopeptide repeat protein, whose protein sequence is MKKKRLAVIGIGVATAGISVLIGQDFHDVAPALWPAAVGEPAEHRAATDAITQAIATAQAALKDTPNDAAQWATLGSAYVEQGRATADPSYYPKADGALHRSLTLSPDQNLQAMVGMGMLTNARHDFATAKDWADKALAFDPDNATAVGVLVDAETQLGDYDAATAAAQRMLDLQPGVASFTRASYDAEQHGHDAIAAEALRRALGDATAPADLAFCHHYLGELSFNAGDPTTALREYRQGLHDDPTYTPALASAAKAEAALGDTAGALRDYAEATARLPLPQYVLEYGELLQSLGRTSDAAAQYTLLDGEQKLFAANGVLDDLTTAQVLADHGDPAQAVEHARTEWGRRHSVLVADALAWALHKAGQDGEALTYARQVAAPGWHNATFAYHRGAIEAALGMTGAARADLGTALSTNPYFSPLQEPQAKALLARLGSS, encoded by the coding sequence ATGAAGAAGAAGAGGCTGGCCGTCATCGGTATCGGGGTGGCGACCGCCGGCATCTCGGTCCTGATCGGCCAAGACTTCCATGACGTCGCGCCCGCCTTATGGCCTGCCGCCGTCGGAGAACCGGCGGAGCATCGCGCCGCCACCGACGCCATCACCCAGGCGATCGCCACAGCACAGGCAGCGCTGAAGGACACCCCGAACGATGCCGCGCAGTGGGCGACGCTGGGCAGCGCCTACGTCGAGCAGGGACGCGCCACCGCCGACCCGTCGTACTACCCCAAGGCCGACGGAGCCCTGCACAGATCCCTGACACTGAGCCCCGACCAGAACCTCCAGGCCATGGTCGGCATGGGCATGCTCACCAACGCCCGCCACGACTTCGCCACCGCCAAGGACTGGGCGGACAAGGCATTGGCCTTCGATCCGGACAACGCCACCGCGGTGGGCGTCCTGGTCGACGCCGAGACCCAGCTCGGTGACTACGACGCGGCTACCGCCGCGGCGCAGCGCATGCTCGACCTGCAGCCCGGCGTCGCCTCCTTCACCCGCGCGTCCTACGACGCAGAGCAGCATGGCCACGACGCCATCGCCGCCGAGGCCCTGCGCCGTGCCCTGGGCGATGCCACAGCCCCCGCCGATCTGGCCTTCTGCCACCACTACCTCGGAGAGCTGTCGTTCAACGCCGGCGACCCGACCACCGCGCTGCGCGAATACCGCCAGGGGCTGCACGACGACCCCACCTACACACCCGCGCTCGCCTCGGCCGCCAAGGCCGAAGCAGCTCTCGGCGACACGGCTGGCGCGCTGCGCGACTACGCTGAGGCCACCGCTCGGCTTCCGCTGCCGCAGTACGTGCTCGAATACGGCGAACTTCTCCAGTCCCTGGGCCGCACGAGCGATGCGGCGGCGCAGTACACGCTGCTGGACGGGGAGCAGAAACTGTTCGCGGCCAACGGTGTCCTCGACGACCTCACCACCGCACAGGTTCTGGCGGACCATGGCGATCCTGCGCAGGCGGTGGAGCACGCGCGCACCGAATGGGGCCGTCGGCACAGCGTCCTGGTCGCCGATGCCTTGGCTTGGGCTCTGCACAAAGCTGGCCAGGACGGGGAAGCCCTTACCTACGCACGTCAGGTCGCCGCGCCCGGCTGGCACAATGCGACGTTCGCCTATCATCGGGGCGCGATCGAGGCGGCGCTCGGCATGACCGGCGCAGCGCGGGCTGACCTGGGCACGGCGCTGTCCACGAACCCGTATTTCTCACCGCTTCAGGAGCCGCAGGCCAAGGCACTCCTCGCGCGTCTCGGGTCGTCTTGA
- a CDS encoding high-affinity nickel-transporter codes for MRRRPYRAAAWIKASCALTFALAAPILAAAPASAHPLGNFTVNHYNGITVRPDRIDDLSVVDSAEIPTLQAQAGRDASPAGVARSCTEVASHVAVTVDGHRVKWVVTSSALIFPPGAAGLPTSRLTCALTTAFTAGKSVAVVDDQDPDRIGWQEITAIGVGVHLTDSTVPTQTISDELRHYPNDLLASPLGVRDASFTIGSGGNAALSAPAGFVVSGAGPASRALEKLNTEVDSLIGVRHLTVGVAALAILLSVVLGASHAALPGHGKTVMAAYMAGRGGGIRDAVIVGATVTATHTSGVIVLGLLLSASAGLAGESLLAVLGVVSGLLIVSIGAGLLRTAWRGRTAHHHGHSHGHSHSHHHDHGGAHDHHPHHHHEHDDDRSSQPDRAPRRAGRRALIGMGVAGGLVPSPSALVVLLGAVALGRTVLGIILVLAYGLGMAATLTAAGLALVMLGHRMRRERHARFATATAWLSRSAPVATAGLVLVVGLGLTARSLAGAA; via the coding sequence ATGCGCCGCCGACCATACCGGGCCGCCGCCTGGATCAAGGCGTCTTGCGCCCTGACCTTCGCCCTGGCCGCGCCGATCCTCGCCGCCGCCCCGGCTTCCGCCCACCCGCTGGGCAACTTCACCGTCAACCACTACAACGGGATCACGGTGCGTCCCGACCGCATCGACGACCTCTCCGTCGTGGACAGCGCCGAGATCCCGACGCTTCAGGCCCAGGCAGGCAGGGATGCCTCACCGGCGGGCGTTGCCCGTTCCTGCACCGAGGTCGCCTCACACGTAGCGGTCACCGTTGACGGGCATCGCGTGAAGTGGGTGGTGACCAGCAGCGCCCTGATCTTTCCGCCGGGTGCTGCGGGACTGCCGACCAGCAGACTCACCTGTGCGCTGACCACTGCGTTCACGGCCGGAAAGAGCGTCGCAGTGGTCGATGACCAGGACCCCGATCGCATCGGCTGGCAGGAGATCACGGCGATCGGAGTCGGTGTCCACCTCACTGACTCCACGGTCCCCACCCAGACCATCAGCGACGAACTGCGCCACTATCCCAACGATCTGCTCGCTTCGCCGCTCGGCGTGCGGGATGCCTCCTTCACCATCGGCTCCGGTGGAAACGCCGCGCTCAGCGCGCCCGCCGGATTCGTGGTCAGCGGCGCGGGCCCGGCGAGTCGTGCACTGGAGAAGCTCAACACCGAAGTCGACTCGCTCATCGGAGTCCGGCACCTCACTGTGGGCGTTGCGGCGTTGGCGATCCTGCTGTCGGTCGTGCTGGGCGCCTCCCACGCGGCCCTGCCCGGGCACGGCAAGACCGTCATGGCCGCGTATATGGCCGGACGCGGGGGAGGGATTCGCGACGCGGTGATCGTCGGCGCCACGGTCACAGCGACCCATACGTCCGGAGTGATCGTCCTGGGCCTGCTGCTGAGCGCTTCGGCGGGGCTGGCGGGGGAGAGCTTGCTCGCCGTGCTCGGCGTCGTCAGTGGGCTGCTGATCGTCTCGATCGGCGCCGGGTTGCTGCGCACGGCGTGGCGGGGTCGAACCGCACACCATCATGGCCATTCCCACGGCCACAGCCATTCCCATCACCACGACCACGGTGGCGCGCATGATCACCACCCACACCATCACCATGAACACGACGACGACCGATCCAGCCAACCCGATCGTGCCCCACGGCGTGCCGGCCGCCGCGCTCTGATCGGCATGGGCGTCGCCGGCGGCCTGGTTCCCAGCCCGTCCGCGCTGGTCGTCCTGCTCGGCGCGGTTGCCCTCGGCCGTACCGTGCTCGGGATCATCCTGGTCCTGGCCTACGGCCTCGGCATGGCGGCGACGCTCACCGCCGCCGGCCTGGCACTGGTCATGCTGGGGCACCGGATGCGGCGGGAGCGACATGCGCGCTTCGCTACGGCGACCGCCTGGCTCAGCCGGTCCGCACCGGTGGCGACCGCAGGCTTGGTGCTGGTGGTGGGTTTGGGATTGACCGCGCGATCGCTTGCCGGCGCGGCGTGA
- a CDS encoding STAS domain-containing protein produces MRIDLSITERGPRLTLAGELDFHTAPEAREALRLLTLKQGGYLVLDLGDVAFFDSSGVATLVHAYRLATQAGATLELVRIPPKIARVLRMVGVYDLLNASGPTAVTAPADEQTT; encoded by the coding sequence TTGCGTATCGACCTGAGCATCACTGAACGCGGGCCAAGGCTGACCTTGGCCGGTGAACTGGACTTCCATACAGCACCTGAAGCCCGCGAGGCCTTGCGGCTGCTGACCCTGAAACAGGGCGGATACCTGGTCCTCGACCTCGGCGACGTGGCCTTCTTCGACTCGTCTGGCGTGGCCACCCTCGTCCATGCCTACCGGCTGGCCACCCAGGCGGGCGCGACGTTGGAACTGGTGCGCATTCCACCCAAGATCGCGCGGGTTCTGAGGATGGTCGGCGTCTATGACCTGCTGAACGCATCCGGACCGACTGCGGTTACCGCCCCGGCCGATGAACAAACCACCTGA
- a CDS encoding SAM-dependent methyltransferase: protein MTIDSGRTAPLSSVAADNGVASTLSGMFLHLTGTPLPVRLRAWDDSVAGAQDGPEVVLRSPAALRRLLWHPSELGLAQAYVTGELDVIGDVTEGLREIWRVVGREDLGAPTALRALRPRTLYQAWRLGAVGRRPAPPTTQAAMDGRLHSKSRDQDAIAFHYDLSNDFYALILDKSMAYSCAYWPANQPALTLEHAQTAKLDLICRKLQLQPGQRLLDVGCGWGALVLHAAEHYGVHAVGITLSAAQAAVAHERIRDRGLSHQVEIQTRHYQDFISPAPFDAVASIEMGEHVGQAAYPGFVQRLRELVTPGGPLLIQQMSRRDRAPGGGAFIESFIAPDMHMRPLSATLAMMEQAGWEVRDVEAMREDYVRTVRQWLTTLEARWSQAVDLVGVETARVWRLYLAGGALAFEQGRMGVDQILARSAGAGS from the coding sequence ATGACCATCGACTCGGGCCGGACGGCCCCGCTGAGTTCCGTCGCGGCCGACAATGGCGTGGCGTCCACGTTGTCCGGCATGTTCCTGCACCTCACCGGGACGCCGCTGCCAGTGAGGCTGCGAGCGTGGGACGACAGCGTCGCCGGAGCACAAGACGGCCCCGAAGTAGTTCTACGCTCACCAGCTGCGCTACGCAGGCTGCTGTGGCACCCGAGCGAGCTCGGGCTGGCCCAGGCCTACGTCACCGGCGAGCTGGACGTCATCGGCGATGTCACCGAAGGGCTGCGCGAGATCTGGCGCGTCGTCGGCCGGGAAGACCTTGGCGCGCCGACCGCGCTGCGAGCGTTGCGGCCACGGACCCTGTACCAGGCTTGGCGGCTCGGCGCGGTAGGCCGGCGGCCGGCGCCGCCGACAACCCAGGCGGCGATGGACGGGCGCCTGCATTCGAAGTCACGCGACCAGGACGCGATCGCCTTCCACTACGACCTTTCCAACGACTTCTACGCGCTGATCCTGGACAAGTCGATGGCGTATTCGTGTGCGTATTGGCCCGCCAACCAGCCTGCACTGACGTTGGAGCACGCACAGACTGCCAAGCTGGACCTGATCTGCCGCAAACTCCAGCTGCAGCCGGGCCAACGACTCCTCGACGTCGGCTGCGGCTGGGGAGCGTTGGTGCTGCATGCCGCCGAGCACTACGGCGTGCACGCCGTCGGCATCACGCTGTCTGCTGCACAGGCTGCGGTGGCCCACGAACGGATCCGCGATCGAGGCTTGTCCCATCAGGTGGAGATCCAGACCCGGCACTACCAGGATTTCATCAGCCCGGCGCCGTTCGACGCGGTGGCCAGCATCGAGATGGGTGAGCACGTGGGCCAGGCGGCCTATCCCGGGTTCGTGCAGCGGCTGCGGGAGCTGGTCACTCCCGGCGGACCTCTGTTGATTCAGCAGATGTCGCGGCGCGATCGGGCTCCAGGCGGTGGAGCTTTCATCGAATCCTTCATCGCCCCCGACATGCATATGAGGCCGCTATCTGCGACCTTGGCGATGATGGAACAGGCCGGTTGGGAGGTTCGGGACGTGGAGGCGATGCGTGAGGACTACGTCCGCACGGTACGGCAGTGGCTGACCACTCTCGAAGCACGCTGGTCGCAAGCAGTCGACCTCGTCGGCGTCGAAACCGCCCGGGTATGGCGCCTCTACTTGGCCGGCGGGGCGCTCGCTTTCGAGCAGGGTCGCATGGGTGTGGACCAGATCCTGGCCCGATCCGCCGGAGCCGGTTCTTGA
- a CDS encoding PRC-barrel domain-containing protein: MIEVGDIREWRGHDVVDPGKHKIGTLESVYVDVATDEPYFAAVTVGLPTRHRLVFVPLTGAVVGPGYVQVAHPKAQVKGSPAIGTDDELPVEDEQPIFVHYELTYTPGAAGERRLARR; the protein is encoded by the coding sequence GTGATCGAGGTAGGCGACATCCGAGAGTGGCGCGGCCACGACGTGGTCGACCCGGGAAAGCACAAGATCGGGACGCTGGAGTCCGTGTATGTGGACGTCGCGACCGACGAACCGTACTTCGCCGCGGTCACTGTCGGGCTGCCCACCCGACACCGCCTGGTCTTCGTACCCCTGACCGGGGCGGTGGTGGGGCCAGGCTACGTGCAGGTCGCCCACCCGAAGGCCCAGGTGAAGGGTTCGCCGGCGATCGGCACCGACGACGAGCTGCCGGTCGAGGACGAGCAGCCGATCTTCGTGCATTACGAGCTGACCTACACCCCGGGCGCCGCCGGCGAACGGCGCCTGGCCCGTCGCTGA
- a CDS encoding STAS domain-containing protein, which yields MPRTADALWNELSVQLTPLSAVALDCVGITFMDSIGLQTVMRAHRHTAEQQAFFALIGFNAYVDRVLELTGMTEVVARFADVRMSARPPSARAYAPCRCSSSTLF from the coding sequence ATGCCGAGAACGGCCGACGCTCTGTGGAACGAACTTTCCGTGCAGCTCACGCCATTGTCGGCGGTGGCTCTGGACTGCGTCGGGATCACCTTCATGGACTCAATAGGGCTCCAGACGGTGATGCGCGCGCATCGCCACACCGCCGAGCAGCAGGCGTTCTTCGCGTTGATCGGATTCAATGCGTATGTCGACCGGGTCCTGGAGTTGACCGGAATGACTGAGGTCGTCGCGCGCTTCGCGGACGTCCGAATGTCCGCCCGACCACCCAGCGCTCGGGCGTATGCACCCTGTCGGTGCTCGTCATCGACGCTGTTCTAA
- a CDS encoding TIR domain-containing protein, whose protein sequence is MSYPQLLTPEEKLAEAKKLLSLPHIVVICGSTRFMTEMAEADLRETEAGKIVVKPGFDMKSPHGLWSGPVEAEALKVRLGELHRAKIRLADEVLVVGDSIGDSTRAEIAYARSLGKPVRFTHPDVDPGA, encoded by the coding sequence GTGTCATATCCGCAACTGCTCACCCCTGAGGAGAAGCTGGCCGAAGCGAAGAAGCTGTTGAGCCTCCCGCATATCGTCGTGATCTGCGGCTCCACCCGCTTCATGACTGAGATGGCCGAGGCCGATCTGCGGGAGACCGAAGCCGGGAAGATCGTCGTCAAGCCGGGCTTCGACATGAAGTCGCCGCACGGACTGTGGTCCGGTCCTGTCGAGGCCGAGGCGCTGAAGGTTCGGCTCGGGGAACTGCACCGGGCGAAGATCCGGCTCGCTGATGAGGTGCTCGTAGTCGGCGACTCCATCGGAGACAGCACCCGAGCCGAAATCGCCTACGCCCGATCGCTGGGCAAGCCCGTGCGGTTCACGCACCCCGACGTCGACCCTGGCGCCTGA
- a CDS encoding helix-turn-helix transcriptional regulator, with the protein MTSLDARTWALLTGHGHVLVAVTRNPQARVRELSEEAGLSQRATQSILADLEVAGYIIRTRTGRRTVYTVDLDHPFRHRAQDGLRVGPLLLWLASTSGEFPSAVSAELGEPGLVAAPGLTLAGEPAF; encoded by the coding sequence GTGACTTCCCTTGACGCTCGGACCTGGGCACTTCTGACCGGGCACGGCCATGTGTTGGTCGCGGTGACGCGGAATCCGCAGGCACGGGTTCGTGAGCTGAGCGAGGAGGCAGGCCTCAGCCAGCGTGCGACTCAATCGATCCTGGCGGATTTGGAGGTTGCCGGGTACATCATCAGAACGCGGACAGGGCGGCGGACTGTCTACACGGTTGACCTGGATCACCCGTTTCGGCATCGAGCTCAGGACGGACTGCGGGTCGGGCCGCTCTTGCTGTGGTTGGCTTCAACCTCGGGGGAGTTTCCGTCGGCGGTTTCCGCCGAACTTGGCGAGCCGGGTTTGGTTGCCGCCCCTGGCCTCACGCTGGCCGGAGAGCCTGCCTTCTGA